The Polyangium aurulentum genomic interval TGTACGCGCTCGGCGCCACGCTCTACCAGTGCCTCTCCGGCACGCTCCCCGCGATGGCCGTCTCGACCTTCGGTGGGCTCGATCCGCGCGTGCTCACGGGCCGAACGGCGCCGCCGCCGCTCGCCCAGCGCATGAGCGACGTGCCGCCCGCCCTCGCCGCGCTCGTCGATCGCATGCTCGCCCCGAGCCGCAGCGACAGACCTCCCTCGGCCTCGTGGGTCGCCCACCGCCTCGAGCAGATCCGACGCGAGCTCGCAGGCGGAGAGCGCGCGCTGCCGCCCGAGGAGACCGGACCTTTCCGCGGCTTGCTCCGCTTCGAGGAGCGCGATCGCGACGTCTTCTTCGGCCGCGCCCGCGAGATCGCCGCCGCCCTCGAGCTGCTCCGCGGGCGCGGCATGGTCGCCCTCGTGGGCCCCTCCGGCAGCGGCAAATCGAGCCTCGCGCGAGCCGGGCTGCTCCCCGCGCTCGCCGAGGGCGCGCTCGGCTGGCCCGAGGCGTGGGACGCCGCGATCGCCGAGCCAGGGCGCGATCCGCGCGGCGCCATCGCGCAGGCGCTCGCCCCGTTCATCGGCGACAGCGCGTCGCTCGAGCCCGAGACCTTGATCGACGCGCTCGCCACGCGCGCGAGCGAGCAGAACCGCGGGATCGTGCTCTTCGTCGATCAGCTCGAGGAGCTGGTCACCACGGCCGAGCCGGGCAGCCGCGACGAGGCGGCCGCGCTGCTCGTGCGATTGTCGGAGCAGACCCTGCCGGGCGTGCGCGCGGTGGTCGCGGCGCGGCGCGATCTGCTCGATCCCTTGCTCGCGCAGGGCGCGCTGGGACGAGCGCTCGCGCGCGGGCTCTGCCTGGTCGAGCCGATCTCGCCGCTCGACTGGCGCGACATCGTGCAGCAGGCGCTGTCGTCGTACGGCTACGCGCTCGAGGACGACGCGCTCGCCGAGGAGCTGTTCGCGGGCATCGACGCGACGGCCGGTGCGATGCCGCTCGTCGAGTTCGCCCTGACCGAGCTGTTTCTCGCGCGCGACCGGCAGAACAAGAAGCTCACGCGCGCGGGGCTCGCCTCGATCGGCGGCATCGCGGGCGCGCTCGAGCGGCACGCGGAGGAGACGCTCGCGGCCCTCGAGGCTTCGAAGCCAGGCGCCACCGAGGCGGCGAAGGCCGTGCTCGTCGCGCTCACGACGCCCGAGGGCACGCGCGCGGTGGGGAGCGAGGCGGAGCTCGTGCAGATCGCGGGAGACGCGGCCAAGGACGTCATCCGCGCGCTGGGCAAGGCGCGGCTCGTGGTGCCCGCCGAGGGGGGCGTGACGCTCGCGCACGAAGCGCTCATCACGCGCTGGGGCAGGCTCGCGGCGTGGGTGGCCGAGGCGCGCGACGACCGCGTGCTGGGGGGCGAGATCGAGCGGGACGCGGCGCGCTTTCACGAGGACGAGGAGAGCGTGGCGCTGTGGCGCGGCCGCAGGCTCGACTTCGCGAACGATCTCCTGAAGCGCGGCACCGTGCGCATGTCCGGGGCCGCGATCGAGTTCGTCCGGACGAGCCGGCGGGCCGCGCGCCGCGGGCGGCTCCTCGTTGGCGGGGCGGCGGCGCTCGTGTCGCTCTCGCTCTTCGCGGCGGGGCTCGGCGTCTTGCGGGCCGAGCAGAAGCGCCGCGAGGACTCCGAGAACAACCAGCGCAAGCTCGAGGAAGCCGCGCAGCAGATCCAGCAGCTCATTCACGCCAACGAGAGCAGCGAGAGCAAGCTCGAGGACATCAAGAAGGTCCTCGACAACGCGACCAGCAAGGGCCCCGCCGCGCCCCCGCCCGCCCCCGCCGAGCCCGCGGCGACGGCCCAGCCCGCCGCACCCGGGACGCCGCCGCTCGGCCAGAAGCCGATCATCGCTGCCGTGCGCGCCGCGCCCCAGGCCAAGCAGCTCGCGCCAGAGCCCGCGCCGCCCGCGCCCGCGCCGCCCGCGCCCGAAGCCAGGCCGAAAGCAACGGCTGGCGGCGACGACCTCGGCGAGGCAGTCAAGCCCGTGACCACATGGCAATGACGGCACCGCGCCGGACGAACAGACCCCGCCGCATCGCCCGTGTCCTCACCGCATGGGCCGCCCTCTGCGCGACGGTCGCATTCGCGCGCGCGACCGATGCCGCGTGCCCTCCCGCGCGGCCCGCGGCCGAGATGGCGCCCACGCCCACGCTCGAGGCCCGGGCCAAGGCGCTCTTCGAGGCTGGCTCGGCGCTGCTCGCG includes:
- a CDS encoding serine/threonine-protein kinase, encoding MYQEHAPAITSLLERPQDERRIGPFVLVEQLGSGGFAPVWLARETYGKTVLRTAAVKLFSLEDTGPRHPDRSRIVEEARALCSVEHPSVVRFYSLIIDEERGVMGLAMEHIAGKPLDQRIASEGRLSVAETLRAGAAIASALAAVHGKGLVHRDVKPSNIVEEAGGTYKLIDFGIASTSASGATDPDVVPASAPTSGEPIALAQTARISGLISGTLGYIDPACFGDGAPASAASDLYALGATLYQCLSGTLPAMAVSTFGGLDPRVLTGRTAPPPLAQRMSDVPPALAALVDRMLAPSRSDRPPSASWVAHRLEQIRRELAGGERALPPEETGPFRGLLRFEERDRDVFFGRAREIAAALELLRGRGMVALVGPSGSGKSSLARAGLLPALAEGALGWPEAWDAAIAEPGRDPRGAIAQALAPFIGDSASLEPETLIDALATRASEQNRGIVLFVDQLEELVTTAEPGSRDEAAALLVRLSEQTLPGVRAVVAARRDLLDPLLAQGALGRALARGLCLVEPISPLDWRDIVQQALSSYGYALEDDALAEELFAGIDATAGAMPLVEFALTELFLARDRQNKKLTRAGLASIGGIAGALERHAEETLAALEASKPGATEAAKAVLVALTTPEGTRAVGSEAELVQIAGDAAKDVIRALGKARLVVPAEGGVTLAHEALITRWGRLAAWVAEARDDRVLGGEIERDAARFHEDEESVALWRGRRLDFANDLLKRGTVRMSGAAIEFVRTSRRAARRGRLLVGGAAALVSLSLFAAGLGVLRAEQKRREDSENNQRKLEEAAQQIQQLIHANESSESKLEDIKKVLDNATSKGPAAPPPAPAEPAATAQPAAPGTPPLGQKPIIAAVRAAPQAKQLAPEPAPPAPAPPAPEARPKATAGGDDLGEAVKPVTTWQ